A stretch of Leptospira sp. WS39.C2 DNA encodes these proteins:
- a CDS encoding ATP-dependent 6-phosphofructokinase, translating into MNENDTKVEQFGPCTFPNPAGYDYWTEDNSVVLFQTIFSGSEDAKKTIDTSPVFFEQAGPKEKIYFRPEEVTAGIVTCGGLCPGINDVIRALVMELHYRYKVPRILGFPFGYEGLVKKFGHRPIELTPDKVAHIMNFGGSILGSSRGNQKIEEMVDTLFLYGVKMLFCIGGDGTLRGAQAIQEEVKKRKEDIAIVGIPKTIDNDINYVQKTFGFSTAFSKAVEAVNCAHEEAKGAPNGIGLVKLMGRHSGFIAVNSALASKNVNFVLIPELDFDLEGEGAFLPVLKDRVKRRGHAVVIIAEGAGQKYFEDKGEKDQSGNKKLADVGVFIKDKITEYFKKEGVALNLKYIDPSYIIRSVPANAEDSVFCGFLAQNAVHAAFAGRTGCVVGIWNNVFTVMPISLAIAERKVLRPERSTLWRALLASTGQPNSMKAKG; encoded by the coding sequence ATGAATGAAAACGATACAAAAGTAGAACAATTTGGACCATGTACGTTCCCAAACCCAGCAGGGTATGACTATTGGACAGAAGACAATTCTGTGGTGCTCTTCCAAACCATCTTTTCTGGATCAGAAGATGCTAAAAAAACCATCGATACAAGCCCTGTATTTTTTGAACAAGCAGGCCCAAAAGAAAAGATCTACTTTCGACCAGAAGAAGTCACTGCCGGGATTGTTACTTGTGGAGGGCTTTGCCCAGGCATCAACGATGTGATCCGTGCCCTTGTTATGGAGTTACACTATCGATACAAAGTACCAAGGATCCTTGGTTTTCCCTTTGGGTATGAAGGTTTGGTTAAAAAATTTGGCCATAGACCCATTGAACTCACTCCTGATAAAGTAGCCCACATTATGAATTTTGGTGGTTCCATCCTTGGATCATCCAGAGGCAATCAGAAGATCGAAGAGATGGTCGATACTTTATTTTTATACGGTGTGAAGATGTTGTTTTGTATTGGAGGGGACGGGACCTTACGAGGTGCCCAGGCCATCCAAGAAGAAGTGAAAAAACGAAAAGAAGACATCGCCATCGTTGGGATTCCGAAAACCATTGACAATGATATCAATTATGTCCAAAAAACATTCGGGTTCTCGACTGCGTTTAGTAAGGCGGTGGAGGCAGTCAATTGTGCGCACGAAGAAGCAAAAGGCGCACCAAATGGAATTGGTCTTGTGAAACTGATGGGCCGCCACTCCGGATTCATCGCTGTGAATTCAGCACTAGCTTCCAAAAATGTAAACTTTGTCCTCATCCCAGAACTCGATTTTGATTTAGAAGGAGAAGGGGCATTTTTACCCGTCCTAAAAGATAGAGTCAAAAGAAGGGGGCATGCGGTTGTCATCATTGCGGAAGGAGCAGGGCAAAAGTACTTCGAAGATAAGGGAGAAAAAGACCAATCGGGTAACAAAAAACTCGCGGACGTTGGTGTTTTTATCAAAGATAAAATTACGGAATACTTTAAAAAAGAAGGTGTGGCACTCAACCTTAAATACATCGATCCAAGTTACATCATACGTTCCGTCCCTGCCAATGCAGAAGATTCCGTGTTTTGTGGGTTCCTTGCACAAAACGCAGTCCATGCGGCTTTCGCAGGAAGGACGGGTTGTGTTGTAGGGATTTGGAACAATGTTTTTACCGTCATGCCGATCTCTCTTGCGATTGCAGAAAGAAAAGTGTTACGACCAGAAAGGAGTACGTTGTGGCGAGCTCTGCTTGCTTCCACGGGCCAACCGAATTCGATGAAGGCGAAGGGCTGA